In Zonotrichia leucophrys gambelii isolate GWCS_2022_RI chromosome 12, RI_Zleu_2.0, whole genome shotgun sequence, a single genomic region encodes these proteins:
- the RUVBL1 gene encoding ruvB-like 1, with protein MKIEEVKSTSKTQRIAAHSHVKGLGLDESGAAKPAGAGLVGQENAREACGVIVELIKSKKMAGRAVLLAGPPGTGKTALALAIAQELGSKVPFCPMVGSEVYSTEIKKTEVLMENFRRAIGLRIKETKEVYEGEVTELTPCETENPMGGYGKTISHVIIGLKTAKGTKQLKLDPSIFESLQKERVETGDVIYIEANSGAVKRQGRCDIYATEFDLEAEEYVPLPKGDVHKKKEIIQDVTLHDLDVANARPQGGQDILSMMGQLMKPKKTEITDKLRGEINKVVNKYIDQGIAELVPGVLFVDEVHMLDIECFTYLHRALESSISPIVIFASNRGNCIIRGTEDIVSPHGIPLDLLDRVMIIRTMLYTPQEMKQITKLRAQTEGINISEEALNHLGEIGTKTTLRYAVQLLTPANLLAKINGKDSIEKEHIEEINELFYDAKSSAKILADQQEKYMK; from the exons ATGAAGATCGAGGAGGTGAAGAGCACCTCGAAGACCCAGCGCATCGCCGCCCACAGCCATGTcaaggggctggggctggacgAGAGCGGCGCCGCCAAGCCGGCGGGGGCCGGGCTGGTGGGGCAGGAGAACGCGCGGGAG GCGTGTGGGGTTATAGTGGAACtaatcaaaagcaaaaaaatggctggcagagcagtgctgttGGCAGGACCTCCTGGAACTGGCAAG aCTGCTTTGGCTTTAGCTATTGCTCAGGAACTGGGAAGCAAAGTTCCTTTTTGTCCTATGGTTGGAAGTGAGGTCTATTCCACTGAGATCAAGAAAACAGAAGTTCTAATGGAAAACTTCCGACGTGCAATTG GGTTGAGGATTAAAGAGACCAAGGAAGTTTATGAAGGAGAAGTCACAGAACTGACTCCCTGTGAGACTGAGAATCCCATGGGGGGATATGGCAAAACCATCAGCCACGTAATCATAGGACTCAAAACCGCAAAGGGAACCAAACAGTTGAAG CTGGACCCGAGCATTTTTGAGAGCTTGCAGAAGGAGCGAGTGGAAACCGGTGACGTTATTTATATTGAAGCAAACAGTGGGGCTGTCAAG AGGCAAGGCAGGTGTGATATCTATGCTACAGAATTTGACCTTGAAGCTGAAGAGTATGTTCCCTTGCCAAAAGGTGACGTgcacaagaaaaaggaaattattcagGATGTCACCCTGCATGACTTGGATGTGGCCAATGCTCGACCTCAG GGAGGACAAGATATCCTTTCTATGATGGGACAGTTGATGAAACctaagaaaactgaaattactg ACAAACTTCGAGGAGAGATAAATAAGGTGGTGAACAAATACATTGATCAAGGCATTGCAGAGCTGGTGCCAGGTGTGCTCTTTGTGGATGAGGTTCACATGCTGGACATTGAGTGTTTCACATACCTGCACCGAGCCCTGGAATCTTCCATTTCCCCCATTGTCATCTTTGCTTCCAACCGAGGAAACTGCATTATCAG AGGCACAGAGGATATTGTGTCTCCTCATGGAATACCATTGGACCTGCTGGATCGAGTCATGATTATCAGAACCATGCTCTACACACCCCAGGAAATGAAGCAG ATCACCAAACTTCGTGCTCAGACAGAAGGGATTAACATCAGTGAAGAAGCTCTAAACCACTTAGGGGAAATTGGTACCAAGACAACCCTAAG GTATGCTGTGCAGTTGCTGACCCCAGCTAACCTGCTTGCCAAGATTAATGGGAAAGACAGCATTGAGAAAGAGCATattgaagaaataaatgaaCTTTTCTATGATGCTAAATCCTCAGCAAAAATCTTGGCTGATCAACAGGAGAAGTACATGAAATGA